The segment agctttttcgtttggcttttttaaagcTATAAGCCACTcttacactattaagccaaaaaagttaggttggagaagctttttttggcttatataaaatagatgtatgactccaccactaaacttaggacattaaattcactggcttataaatcatataagccaataagctgacttaaaagtctaagctaataagcctaagcctaaacaaagatgACCAATATTCGAATCAGGGAGCTTAGATTAGCTAGGAATTCAAGATTAGTACTGCAAATTTCGAAATTTTTAGGCAAAAAAGTTTTTcgatatttgaattttttttttaccaaaattgaATAGATTTTGTTAAACTTcacaagaaaaatgattttatttgggAGTGATAGTTTCCTTGGGGGATGGTGTTGCAGAATTCCTAAATTTTTTAGAATCAAAAATGCAGACCATGATATAGGGGTACCTATTGATACTGTAATATTGTATGAGACATGTCGGGTTTTTCCCGTATGTTGAGCCGCTTCTATTTTTcattcctggatccgcccctggaaaaacttaaagCTTTATAATAGATATAATAAAGTATTGATAAGCCATcttcaaataaagaaaaaagttatTTTATGCTGAAATGTTCGAGCGAGAAGCATTTTTGGTTATATGCAAACTCGTAGCAGTCCAATCCAAACCAAACCGTGGTCTGATTTGCAAATGTTTTGGGCGTTAGATCGAAGATGGACGGTCAGCTTGAGGCTCAGGATGAAGATGGATATTTGCAGAATAGCCCTTTTCATTCTTGCAATTATTTTTACTTCAGTCCCTTTACTCTGTCCTTTACTCCTTCCTGAAGAAGGCGGAGAAGCTCCGGCGAACTCCGGCAACTGCAGAGGAGAATCTCCGGCAAGGGGACGCCTAcctattcctcctcctcctcctcctcctctacagTTCCAGTTTGATCGACACGGCCAAgaaggcgaggccggcgacccGCAGTCTCCGCGTCCGATTGCCTCCTCTCGCGGCGGATCCGTGGACAGATCGATGGTGGCCACGTCGGCGGCCGTCTACCGGCGGGTGCTCAAGGCGGTGCAGAAGCACGTCGGCGGGGGCGACTCCAAGAAGCACTTCCGCGAGTTCGTCGCCTCCGAGTTCCGCCGCCCCACTGGCACGGACGCCGACGCCAGAGCGCGGCTGCGGCTCGCCGGGGATTACGCCTACCTCCTCGCCAGCGTCCACCACCACAAGGTTGGAGCCTTTTCTAGATGCGTATAATCTTCTCCTGTTTTGCGCATTGTTTTAGCAGATAatgtgttcgatgaaatggCTAGAAGGCTTCTTTcccctttctatttttttttgactgaaactCCCCTTTCTATTGGGTTCCTTgctatttttttccccaaatcaTGCTCTGATTAACGTGATGAATTGAACTTCCTTCGGTGTGTTTTAGTATACAAACTCGCAGTTGCTTCATTGCTAATTCCCACTTCCCAGTACATCACACCTAGTTTAGATTGGTTGTTCATGCACTGTATACCATGTTAACTCTGTAAATCATGTTTGATTGCCCAGGACCTGCTATTCTCGTATAATATAGCTGTGGACCGATCagaggagatgaagaagatattGAACAAATCTGCTGCCAGTGTAGGCCTTCAGCTTCCAGATGTCTATCAGGCGTGAGGAATTTCATTTTTGCAGAAATGTGCAATCTTTGGTACTGCCTTTTAGCGACCAGTAATTTGCTTTCAAATTCCAGATTTCAGTTAGTCTGGAAAGTTTAGCTTGTAAGCTGTAAGaagctgtatttttttttaccaaataatGAGCAATGGAATCATTACTTAACAATTTACATTATCTTGGTCCTGCTTTATGGATTATTTTGTGAATGTCAAGCCCCTTCTGTGACTTGCTCCACATCTGCATCGTTAGCTTCACCTTTGTAGTACCATAAAGGCAGTAGAGCAATCTGAACTGTTGCATCATTAAGGTAGTAATCAATCAACAgaactcttttctttttatgtccACATTACGGCCCACATGCTACAGAAATTAGAAACATATAGTGCAGGAAAGCGTGAACAGTGCAACATGGGCTTCTAGACGTAAACTAATACATTCTAAAAATTTTGGCTGAGGCATACAGTCATTCATTTTCTGTTTTTATTTATCATGTGTAATGCTAAGAATAATGTCAACTCATAATGGCCATGTATATGAACAGATTATCAATTTAGATGAGTAATACAGAGCTATAGTTCACATCCCCCAAATTTTGGGTAGAACTTCTATCTGAACTGTTACTTTTTCCAGCATTGTCCTCATTGCTTTCATCCTCAGATGCTGCTGCATTAGCTTCTATTGATGTTTGTTCTGAACTTGTGTTTGAACTAATAATTTCCTTACCACCATCTTCACTTATTTCGTCCTTATATTCTACAGTAGCTATTTCAGATGTTCGAGCACCTTCATTTGCTTGTTGTGCCCAAGTTGAAGCAAAAGGCACTAGTCTATCATCTTCATTCCTGTTCTTGTCATCTGGATTATCTTCAAAGGAACCATAGTCTATGTTCTGAAGCACTGTTGGGATCTGAATACCCCCAACAAGTATATCCTTGTTTCCCATCTCTAAATCAATCTTTTCCCTTGGATCAGTCAAATCCAGCGCAATATATGGAGTATAAAATCCAGCTTCCAGTGCGCCCTCACCTACCCATGAACGGAAATTGTTCTGGGGTGGAGGGATCTTGGTGAAGAACACATCTACAAAGTTTGCTGCAATGCTCTTTTGGTAGGGGTTGTCCTTCTTGTTGTAGTGGTATCTGAAGTTTTCATATGTTGTCTGCAGAATTTGCAGTTGGATCTAGTTAGACATTCAGTACACAACTAAACACCGTGTATGGAGCTGCTAGTTGAAGTTATCAGAACTATCTCAAACTCTTAATACTGTCTACTCATTAAAATGCATTTACTGAATTACAGTATAAGAGAACCAGTAACTATAGCAAAGTCTCTAGAATAGCTAAAGAAGAAAGTAGGTTTACCTGATTAGTACTGATCAGATAAAGATGAAATACTGTGAGACCACCAACAAACCATACAACGataaaagtatatatgattagcACAAATGAGTATACTTCCTTTCGCAAAGCCTTCCAGATGGATCCGCCATTGTATCCCCTTTCATAGTAGACATTCACCCATGAAaagatgaaaacaaatatgcacaGGAAAGTCGATGTCGCTACAAACAGAAAGAAGTAGCGGTAGTTCCTCTgcaagaaaaaatagaaaatggcATGATTTTGATAAGCAAGTGGAAACCATCCGAGAGTGCAATGATTGATCACGCACTTAAGAATACTTTAACATCATTTCTGTATAAGAGATTTGTGAGTTGCTGAAATATAGAGTTCAGATGATCATTAGTGCTTGGTTAACCTGCTCTTTCACATAAGTTATTCCTTGACCTTAGGTTCACTGCATTAATTGCGAGAAATTCTTTTCGAAATATGTGCTTTAGTCCTAAAAAATGTATGTTAGGTACAGTTTAGGTCTTGCTCTGAAAATTTCGTTGTTCTGTTCCCATAGGTGCCTAACCTTATCTGCACGTCTAGTCAAACAGTGGAACTAGTTAAAACTCATTCttgatgattttgtaattaaaAAATAGCTTACATTGAGCCTGGTGTAATTCAACTTAGATGATTGAGGAGTCCTTTTAGCTAAAAAGTAAAGTTATAACTCACAAATTCAAGTCTAAATGTCTTGTTAAGCTCTGTAGCTTTATGAATAACTTATAAATAGTCAAATGCTGAAGATGACTGGAAGGAATTTGGCTGGACATTAACCATTGGAGAGGGAAGAACTCTTTTGGCATATTTACCAGCATCTTATGGAAACTTGAAAGTAAGTTCATTCATTCCATAGAgctttttttaagagaaattcATTGCATAGTGGTTATACTCTACCATATTTCTAAAAACACTATGGAAACAAATAGTACTGGAACTGCACATTGAATTAGGCTGATGACTATACTGATTACTGCATCATTGATTGTTTACTTACAAGTCCAATGCATTGGCCGACCCATGGACAGTGGTGATCAAACTTTTCAACACAGTTGTTGCAGATGGAGCAATGTGAGGATCGTGGTGGGCGGTACCTTAGGCAGGTCTCGCAAAACTTCACCTTCACCGTGAAGCCATTGACTGTAACATCCTTTGACCTACGGAACCTCATCCGCGGAGTTCTCCCTGAGCTCCACTCCATCGATGGTGTGGTTGAGCCAAGAAATTCATCGACTTCAGGTGGTGCTCTTGTGTTCCTTGGCACTATCCCTGGGTCCCTGGCTGATGTcatgaagaggaagaaaaggTCCTGCAATTTGAAGGTGAAATTCACATGACTGTACAGTGCTAGACATGTTGTATAGTGGAAATTAGACTTGTGGAATCTTGAACCCCTGATTGACTGATTTCAGTTTCAGATATTGAAGCTGAAATCACTGTGACTACCATGCGGATTAATTGTTTGGTATATGTCACTAGAGAACGGATTGGCAATCAAAATTATATGTGAAGAAGCAACTTATAAATGATTTGGGGATTCACTAACCGCTGCTGTTGTGATGATGACTATCAGCTGTGCAGCTCGATGCATCCGTTGTTGAGAGCGGTGGATTGTGGACTCCATCTGATAGCTGAAGACGATGGCCGGGCCAAGGATGAGAAACATGGAAAGCAGCAGGGAGGCTGCATCCGGGCCAATAATAAGGCGTCCACCACACAGGAATATCTGCAAAATGAAGGAAAATCAGTCTACCTCGCTGCTATGAAGTTGAAGAAGCTGAAGCCAGATCGCTGgagcaagaaagaaagaaagaaagagcagGTACGTTGTTTCCCTTCCAGACTTGGTAGAGCCTCTTGGGCTTGGCGTGCAGCTGCTGTGGGTCATTAGCCTCGAACTCCTGTGATGACGCCATGATCATGATTCATGGCAGCATGGCCTCCTCGCTGCTGCTGGTTGCATTGAGGGTGTTATGTGCCTGTGCTTAGCTTTGATCGACGAGGTCCCAGCTTTCGTTTTGATGTCATGCATAGTTGTTGCCGTTGTAGTACTTGTCTTGTACTCTTGTGTTGTTGGAGATGGAGGACATTAGGCCAAGTTAGGAGCAACTAACATAGAAAAATGTTGAGAAACAGGTGTGGACAAAGCTGAGGACTGGCCGGCGCCCCCAATATATCTGCTGTACTTTATGTATATCCATCCGTGATCCCCGCTggaaatactccatccgttccattttaagagcaaccataagtttccatgcttaattttaatcgtccgtcttatttaatttgtttttttataattagtatttttgttgttatgagattataaaacatgaatagtactttatgcgtgacttgtgttttttttatttttttcattgtttttaaataagacagatgatcaaagttggacacagaaaaTCATGGTTGCATTTAAATTGGGACGAAGAGGAGTATATGCTTCCCTGTATTATTCTTGACTGTACTATGCTCTGCTCTGTGATCCCCTGCAGGGCAGAACTCCATGTAAGTGTATGATAAAAGATGCAGTGCTGTCAAGGAGCTGAAAGATCAATGAATTTATTTACAAAGATATGTTACAAGCAGAAGCTATGGTATTGGAGCTCTTAATTGGCGATTTGCTTTGTACAAGTCAGATTATATCAGAAACCGAATCTAAGCAACTAACTGTTCCAAGCTCTTAAGGATGACAAATTTATGAGATGACGGTTCAAATGCTGTTGTTATCCGTGAAGCTAGGGACTTTGTTTCCGTTTTGATGTAGTAAAGAGATGTACGTTCTGTCCTAGAGCTTGTAACAATATTGCCCATGAAATGGTGACGTTTGGCCCTGCGTTGGGTCCCTCTGGACTGGTGGTATGGTTCCCTCTGTTTATCTGTACTCTAGTGAACAGTTCTTTGGAGTAATGGAAGCTTCTTTTCGGGAGGCTGGAAACTGAAGCAACATCAATCCAGTGATAATTATCGTATTATTCATTTGGGTGTGTGTTTTTAAAACTCGGGTAGTGCCCATTAGAGAAAGAAATAGTAGACCAGTTATACACTTGATTAATCACGTGGTATCGCATGAGAACGTAGTTTAGTCATTACTATATACTTGACATAAGCAAAATAGACAAGTATCAAATTTCAGAAACATGGGGGTTACTTGTTTGTTTCTTGGAAACTGGTAGGCAGATGGTTGGAGATTTTTAGGGAGAATGAGTCaagcaagaaaagaaagaggagcTACGTCCACGCTGCCCTTTGCTGACCAGTCCCAGACCTTGCTACTCTGACTTGGGTTACTCCATGCATCCATTCCATCTAATCTACAACTTTAATCACTCCAACTAGCAATAAACACAATCTCTCAGTGTCAAATTAACACGACTGAAAATCCTAACACGTATGCATATTTCTCTTCAAAAAATATCTGATCCATACTATGGCTTAAAACACGCACTCAGTTGTCATCTACTGCAACTACGAGTAAAAATCGACGTCCAAATTAATCAGAAACGCGACGCGTGGCACAAGCATGACAAATCTACACATgtattagcattttttttaacacgTACTACACATGTATTAACATTGACGTGATGACAAGTGACAGCCGCCCGTAATGAGTACTCACTCACTCCCTTCCATTTTAAGGAGGTCCGTGTCTAACTTTaactgtttgtcttatttaaaatatttttttaaaacagttaaaaacataagtttcgcataaagtactatttatgtgttatcatcttataataataaaaatactaattataaataaaatcaaataagatATATGATCAAAGTTAGGCATGGAAATTTATTGTATTTAAAATGGAACTCGAGGGAATAAGGAGCACCTAGATTTCCATTTTTCCTTTCGAAGAGCTGTGCGCTACAGTAGCCGTCCGATCCAAATCGTGCGGTTACTGGGTCACAGGCTACACGTCAGCCTGTCTTGCTGTACTCGATCAGTATAAAATTTGGGCTTTGACTCCGCCTACCCAAATACGCGGCCTTCtcctatcaaaa is part of the Oryza glaberrima chromosome 12, OglaRS2, whole genome shotgun sequence genome and harbors:
- the LOC127758209 gene encoding probable protein S-acyltransferase 4 isoform X2 gives rise to the protein MESTIHRSQQRMHRAAQLIVIITTAADLFFLFMTSARDPGIVPRNTRAPPEVDEFLGSTTPSMEWSSGRTPRMRFRRSKDVTVNGFTVKVKFCETCLRYRPPRSSHCSICNNCVEKFDHHCPWVGQCIGLRNYRYFFLFVATSTFLCIFVFIFSWVNVYYERGYNGGSIWKALRKEVYSFVLIIYTFIVVWFVGGLTVFHLYLISTNQTTYENFRYHYNKKDNPYQKSIAANFVDVFFTKIPPPQNNFRSWVGEGALEAGFYTPYIALDLTDPREKIDLEMGNKDILVGGIQIPTVLQNIDYGSFEDNPDDKNRNEDDRLVPFASTWAQQANEGARTSEIATVEYKDEISEDGGKEIISSNTSSEQTSIEANAAASEDESNEDNAGKSNSSDRSSTQNLGDVNYSSVLLI
- the LOC127758209 gene encoding probable protein S-acyltransferase 1 isoform X1, with protein sequence MIMASSQEFEANDPQQLHAKPKRLYQVWKGNNIFLCGGRLIIGPDAASLLLSMFLILGPAIVFSYQMESTIHRSQQRMHRAAQLIVIITTAADLFFLFMTSARDPGIVPRNTRAPPEVDEFLGSTTPSMEWSSGRTPRMRFRRSKDVTVNGFTVKVKFCETCLRYRPPRSSHCSICNNCVEKFDHHCPWVGQCIGLRNYRYFFLFVATSTFLCIFVFIFSWVNVYYERGYNGGSIWKALRKEVYSFVLIIYTFIVVWFVGGLTVFHLYLISTNQTTYENFRYHYNKKDNPYQKSIAANFVDVFFTKIPPPQNNFRSWVGEGALEAGFYTPYIALDLTDPREKIDLEMGNKDILVGGIQIPTVLQNIDYGSFEDNPDDKNRNEDDRLVPFASTWAQQANEGARTSEIATVEYKDEISEDGGKEIISSNTSSEQTSIEANAAASEDESNEDNAGKSNSSDRSSTQNLGDVNYSSVLLI
- the LOC127758210 gene encoding uncharacterized protein LOC127758210, coding for MVATSAAVYRRVLKAVQKHVGGGDSKKHFREFVASEFRRPTGTDADARARLRLAGDYAYLLASVHHHKDLLFSYNIAVDRSEEMKKILNKSAASVGLQLPDVYQA